In Rhodamnia argentea isolate NSW1041297 chromosome 5, ASM2092103v1, whole genome shotgun sequence, the DNA window TTCTAAGCATGGTTTCCACAGCAAACAGAAATCATACCTAGGAGATAGTTCCAGAGagaggttttttcttttttttgtcccatatgCTACGAAACATGGTTTTCTCTCCTACCAATCATAAACTGATTAGTTCCTTAGAAATCTTGATTAAAGTTAATGAGAGTCTAATCATTCTAAGCAGAGTATTGTCACATATCTTGTCTTTGAATGTTATCCGCTTACAAAGTACAGAACTTTAAGATGAAATATTAAAGTGACGAATGAAAATTGTGAAACATGACAACCTCCAGAGGCAGTGTCGCAATAAGTGGAGCACAAGTCTCAATTGTCAAAGGCTTCTCGGTAGGCAGAAAAATAGTCTTGACCTGCACAGAAAGAGGGCACGGTGTAATTAGCTGCACATGGAACCAAACACAAGGATATCAGAAACCATCCGCTGTGTCACCATATTACGCCATGGCATCATCGAATACCTTGTCCCAATTCTCTTCTATTTCAATCCCTCCACACTCTGAAAAACTTATAGTGCATCCTTGCCTCTCCGATACGATAGAAAGATAGTACTCCTGATCATGGGGAACAAAGGGCTCGACTATAAATGTGGTCACGGGTGCTCTGCAACCGCCCATTTCGACCTGGAACCAAAACGGGAAAGCATCTTCAAACAACAAGAACATTGCCAAAGTACAGTGAATGTAACAAAAATTTGGGTTTGTTTGTTCACCTCCACACCGAGACGTTCTTTCACAAACTGAGCAACTTGAGCCATATCCAAATTCAGGGCCACAAGTCCGCTCTTGCCACGCTTCCCGAACAACATATCGGGCTTCACGACTAACTTCGTGGAGGACAGCCAAGTTTCTTTGTTCACTAGTTCGGCAAAATCCGTCGATTCCGTCACCTTTAAAAGAAGCGAACATAAACCATGACAACCGTCAACACCCATTTCTATGGTTTTTAATTTCCCACCACCAAATACACATCACTAACACGAAAGACAGGTCCTTTCGAAATGGGATTCACAAGCAACTGATATCTCAACACAAATCTTGACCGAGACCTCGAAGAGAATCGAAACATCAGACGCGCACCATGCATCGGCGACTAAAAAGAACCCAAGAGACGGAGATCAaggaacagaggaaccaagatcGAGGGAGAACCTGAGCGGATCGGATCGGGAGGTCGATGCTGGCGAGGCGTTTCAAGTGCTGCTTGAGAAGCCTCTTGGAGTCGTACTCTCTGATCTTCTTCCTCGCCATCTCTGCACAAAGCCGATTCGCGGGTCACTGAAGACTACCCAGTTACTTCGTTTTTGCAGTGAAGAAGAGGATTGGGATTGGCTAGATCGAATTGGGGTAGAGGCGAGAATCGCGTGGATCGGAGGAGTGGCTGGGGTAGGTGGGCTGTTGCGAGTTAGTTGAGCTGGAATTTTGCCGTAAGCGTGACTCGGCGGACTGCGGGAGACGAAAACAGCCACATTGTTTTGCACACCCAACGAGGATAACGATGATGCTTGTCGCATCATTGTGTTGAAGCtgttactgttttttttttggtcaaaagctTTTACTGTTTACTTGCATATATTTATTGATCTTCTATTCTTCTGTTATAATTAAACAATAATAACATTCAATTAATATATAATCTAAtctctaaattttaaatttacttaatgtaatttctgaattttaattCGATATATAATGTCACcaccaaacttttaatttattcaatgtggtcctcaaattttttgtacgtgttcaatttaattttcgGATTGCATTAAAATATCCAATGTTTATCCCTCAACTTGAGTTAATAGAATGACGGCATTGGACATTTTCACTCAATCGATGGACTAAATAAACACGTACTAAGATTTGATTGGATTacattgcacaaattaaaagtttagagatgacATTgtatattaggctaaagttaaGTAaccatgcaaaataaaaaattacattagGCATTGGGCCAAACATCAGAagtcatttgtgtcattttccacTATAATTCTCGTatataataaaatatcaaattttataattcagatcaaaatttcttcaaattccaattttttaaatctttccgaccaaaaaaaaaatcttattatcgttcccacaaaaaaaaaaaaaaatcttattatcgatatttcatattttatgttatttcaattaacttatttttctccaattatgttttttcttttcccgtcTTCATGGTGGGAATAGGAACCTACTAACCCTAGTTTCTCCCAATCGGTTGCGTCAGAGCGTGGTCCCATCGCACGTCAATCGATCGATTGAAACCCCTCTCTTCCGATCCTGTTCCGGCCAATTCGTAACTCCGATTTCTTCCTCGCCGGGAGCCACGATCGCCGCAAATGGAAGGGCAAATCCCAGACATAAAGAAGTGGATCGTCCTCTACCCGGTTTACATCAACTCAAAGAAGACGATCGCCGAGGGCAGGCGGATCTGCGCGGCGAAGGCATGCGAGAACCCCACTTGCGCCGAGATCGGGGACTGTTGCAGCCATCTCAAGCTCCTTTACGACGTCGAGGTTCGTTCGATCGTGGCGGTCGTCGCTTCTTTACTTCGTTTTCTTGTTCCGTGTGCTCGGGAATGTTTTTGGCGCGATTTAGAGGCGTCGAAATGGATTGGTGCAGATTGACAAGGCGTATCCGCGAGATTTCAtgcagagagggagagtgagggtTTTTCTCAAGAGGGAGGATGGGACTCTCTGCAATCCAGCCATATCTTCCAGTAAGTTTGATTGGCTTCTGCATTGGACCTGGACATAAGCTTGTCCGAAATTGGGGttcaaactgttttttttttttttaatatttcaaagaTCAGAATGATGAAGTGAATTGTGCTGGAACTATGAGTTTCATCTTTCGACTCTCtggattttgatcattttaataAGTGGTGAAGTTCGTCACTGGTCCCTGTTCAAGTTTTGAGGAGTAGGATTTTGGTTGCACAAGACATTGAAGAAGAGTTGTGTAGTACCTAGAACTGATAAATCTGAATGCAGTGTGAAATCAACACTTTGCCCAAAGGATATCTTGTGATAGCCTTAGACATGCTCATTTGGATCTTTATTTCTAATTTGTTGAGATATTGCTGTCATCTGTTCTACCTTTTAACAATTGGAGCTTGATGAAAAAAATGCATTTCTGATCACTCAACTTGTCATCTGCTTTAACTTCGGCGGCTAAAGTGTAATTTGTTATGCTATGACAATGTTCTGTTACCATAGCTTACTTCCCTAGATGATGGGAATCGAGGAATGGTGGTCGAGCATCAACACATGGCGGCTGTTATTCCTGTTTACTGGATTCAGATTGTCGTCCCCTCTTAGTTGACTCCTTGAAGTACTAGGCTTCAAGAGCTAGAACTCCATCTAGAAATCAATTTGAAGAGGGTGAAGTAGGCGGAAGAGATCTTCAAGCTATTAGTCGAGCCTTGTTGTGGAAAGTGGTTTTGGAGATTCTTGGACtagctttttttcttcttagcTTCTTTTGCATATTTCTGGCTTGTGTTTTTACCTTATGTTCTGTGTACTTCCTGTTCGTAGGATAATGTATCCGTTTTTGAGTATAgatttttttactcttttgaaAGGAATTCCTGACTGAAAATCTGTCCATTGGTTTATCTGGGTTGTATTAGTAATTAACATTAGGCTTGTAATGTTATATGTCCATTCGGCCTGGATGCTACACACTAATATCCGGTCATATGAGAGGATACACTTGATCTGATGGTTGGCTGTTTGGGAGAAAAGGACGTCGTTGTTAaataaattggattttgttCAGGTTTTTATGTTTTAGTGTTCTCTGGGGATGGAATGTGCATTACTTTAGTCTTAGCACAAATGAGGACTTTTCATAGATCTTTCGGGGACTTATTCATCTAATCTGATATTTAACCCATCggtttttcaaacttttcttGAAACAATTGATGAGGAGATATATCTTCGTCTAGTGAAGTCATCGTCCTCTGCACGGAAGAGTTCACAACTCACTGAATCTGCACACCGACACAGAgctctgcatcactagtgccTGCGAGTTGCTCTTGCTGTGGACATAAATTTAGCATATTTTATCTCAACACCGTGACTCTTTGTGGCCTGTGCGACCGTTTGCTTTCTCAGTAGCAAAagctcttctcttt includes these proteins:
- the LOC115740058 gene encoding signal recognition particle 19 kDa protein-like isoform X1, translated to MEGQIPDIKKWIVLYPVYINSKKTIAEGRRICAAKACENPTCAEIGDCCSHLKLLYDVEIDKAYPRDFMQRGRVRVFLKREDGTLCNPAISSRKQLMLHVAELVPRHPGRTKKQEPSSTTSTGASKSSKGGKKKR
- the LOC115740058 gene encoding signal recognition particle 19 kDa protein-like isoform X2 is translated as MEGQIPDIKKWIVLYPVYINSKKTIAEGRRICAAKACENPTCAEIGDCCSHLKLLYDVEIDKAYPRDFMQRGRVRVFLKREDGTLCNPAISSIDEEIYLRLVKSSSSARKSSQLTESAHRHRALHH